Part of the Acidobacteriota bacterium genome is shown below.
GCCGTGCTGCGCACCTTCGCGGAGGTCAGCGAGCTGAACCTTGTCATCGACCCCGAGGTGAAGGGGAACGTCGACGTGAGCCTGCGCGAGGTACCGTGGGACCAGGCCCTCGACATCATCCTGCGCGCCAACCAGCTCGGGTACTCGACCGACGGCAACGTCGTGCGCATCGCGCCGCTGTCGCGGCTCCGCCAGGAGGAAGAAGAGAAGCGCAAGCTGCAGGAGGCCCGGGCGCTCTCGGGTGAGCTCCAGCTGACGACCCGCACGCTCAACTACGCGAAGGCGGCCGACGTCGCGCCGCTCCTGCAGAACCTCCTGTCGTCGCGCGGCAAGGCCAGCGTCGACGGCCGCACGAACCAGATCATCATCTTCGACCTTCCCGAGTACCTCGAGCGGGCCGATGGGCTCATCGCCGTGCTCGACCAGGCCGAGCGCCAGGTCGAGATCGAGGCCCGCATCATCGTGACGCGCAAGAGCTTCGCCCGCGAGCTCGGGATCCTGTGGGGCTTCTCGGGCGCGATGGTGCCCGAGCTCGGCAACACGTCGAACCTCGCGTTCCCCAACAGAGGCGTGCTGTCTGGCGGCGTCAACCTGCCGCGCAACCCGCTGCCGACGTCGACGGGCGTGCTCGACCTCGCCCTCGGCTCGGTCAACGGCGCGTTCAACCTCGACGCGGCCCTGCGGGCGCTCGAGACCGAAGGCCGGATCCGCACGCTGCTCACGCCGCGCATCGTCACGCAGAACAACGTGCGGGCCACCGTCACGCGAGGCCAGGAAATCCCCTACACGACCACGGTGCCGACCGTGCCGGAGGGCTCGGGGCAGGTGCAGCTCATCCAGCCCATTCCCACCGTGCAATTCAAGACCGCGGCCCTGACGCTGGCCGTGACGCCGCGCATCACCGCGGCCGGAACGGTCGTGCTCGAGGTCGACGTCGACAACGGGTCGCCGGGTCAGGCCGAGCAGAACGGCAACCGCGCCATCAACACGCAGCGCGCGCAGACGACCGTGCTCGTCAAGGACGGCGCGACCACGGTCATCGGCGGGATCCAGGGCAACACCGAGACGGTCGAGGAGGACTCGGTGCCCGGCCTCTCGAAGCTGCCGCTCATCGGCCGCCTCTTCAAGAACAGCATCAAGAGCGAAGAAGACGAGGAGATCCTCATCTTCATCACGCCGCGCATCATCCAGATGCAGTGACGGGACCATCGACATGGACACGAGGAGCAGCGTTGTGACTCGCGAAACTCTCAAGAAGCTGGGCGCCCTCTCCCTGCTGTCGGTCGTGCTCGCCGCCGCGGCGTCGTGCGGCGAGGTGGTGCGCCAGGGCGAAGGGTCGTCTTACCTCGTCATCGACTCGCTGACGGCCCGGCAGGGCAACGAGACCGGCGCCGGAGGCAACGTCCTCCAGTCGGACGTGCGCTCGACGAGCGGCAGCGTCTGGGAAGACGTCGGCACCGTGCGCATGCGCCTGGCGATGAAGGACATCACCCGGCCGGCCGGGCCCACGGCCAACAACGCCGTCACGATCAACCGCTACCGGGTGAGCTACCGGCGCGCCGACGGGCGCAACCAGCCCGGTGTCGACGTGCCGTACGCGTTTGACGGCGCCGTGTCGTTCACCGTCTACGACAGCTCGGCCGTCACCGCGACGTTCACGATCGTGCGCGCGCAGGCCAAGCTCGAGGCGCCGCTCATCCAGCTCGCCGGCGGGGGCCCCTCTCTCGTCATCTCGACGCTGGCCGACATCACCTTCTGGGGCCGCGACCAGACCGGCAACGAGGTGAGCGTCACCGGCACCATGAGCATCAACTTCGCCAATTGGGCGGACTCGGATTAGGCCGCCGGGATACCAGGAGAGTTCATCGTGCGAACCGCAACACGCCACGGCCGGAGGGCCGCCATGGTTGGACACGCTACTCGATGCTCGCTGGTCGGTCTCGGCCTGGCGACG
Proteins encoded:
- the pilQ gene encoding type IV pilus secretin PilQ — encoded protein: MRTRIRTIPLIALLGAMALGSVTSADTSSRAVPAADAALGAAAIVDRATVLSAVEATTGGGLARITLRGNGRLEPRVVEEARDLPHRLLLDFPDVRAAAPSSTRVGQLGVDRIRVAVNSHDPLVTRVVVDLQQRLPYRIERVGEGGRDLTIVLGDHAAPVAEAIPAIDPAAAEYAEAPAATPAPAVVAADPAPPAVPVPVPVPVALATVAAPVPAEVEAPVPSASPSGTAALAQGSTFGSREAPQFSGHAITLDFQGVDLRAVLRTFAEVSELNLVIDPEVKGNVDVSLREVPWDQALDIILRANQLGYSTDGNVVRIAPLSRLRQEEEEKRKLQEARALSGELQLTTRTLNYAKAADVAPLLQNLLSSRGKASVDGRTNQIIIFDLPEYLERADGLIAVLDQAERQVEIEARIIVTRKSFARELGILWGFSGAMVPELGNTSNLAFPNRGVLSGGVNLPRNPLPTSTGVLDLALGSVNGAFNLDAALRALETEGRIRTLLTPRIVTQNNVRATVTRGQEIPYTTTVPTVPEGSGQVQLIQPIPTVQFKTAALTLAVTPRITAAGTVVLEVDVDNGSPGQAEQNGNRAINTQRAQTTVLVKDGATTVIGGIQGNTETVEEDSVPGLSKLPLIGRLFKNSIKSEEDEEILIFITPRIIQMQ